Proteins from one Porites lutea chromosome 3, jaPorLute2.1, whole genome shotgun sequence genomic window:
- the LOC140931097 gene encoding uncharacterized protein: MASLLTAVFKATVGLLVEKGRDAAAEKLKHGDITDQKLRDVIVREIHDVKSKLDGLARKDLLAAIDFFEEGITLLYDLPQLKYSPGYDAEDNVVSLPRAMSNLKLTQSMDEASTSTLSRAKKRFEDSRRKATEAFNDEALKPSDRIVAMGYRVMATVLETVDNPKAALSACRLCIERLHSLPAVQNCFSVELKKGLRGWFSKDERREIITAICRVNSVIYDVTCIVYGFGNKELQDITQTWPCVNIDNGNVNVNPLIDGRVAITLRK, encoded by the coding sequence ATGGCTTCTCTTTTAAcagctgtttttaaagcgaCTGTTGGTTTACTTGTGGAAAAAGGCCGCGATGCTGCTGCCGAAAAGCTAAAGCATGGAGATATTACTGATCAAAAACTGCGAGACGTGATTGTTCGAGAAATCCATGATGTCAAATCGAAGCTGGATGGCCTGGCAAGGAAAGATCTCCTGGCAGCAATCGACTTCTTTGAAGAAGGAATTACTTTATTGTATGATCTGCCTCAATTGAAATACTCACCAGGGTACGATGCTGAAGATAATGTGGTTTCTCTACCTCGGGCAATGTCCAACTTGAAACTGACCCAAAGCATGGATGAAGCCTCAACATCAACTCTTTCTAGAGCCAAGAAAAGGTTCGAAGATTCTCGTAGGAAAGCAACAGAAGCGTTTAATGACGAAGCATTAAAACCTTCCGACCGCATCGTGGCAATGGGATACCGAGTTATGGCGACAGTGCTGGAAACAGTAGACAATCCTAAAGCCGCTTTATCAGCTTGCAGATTGTGCATTGAAAGATTGCACTCACTACCAGCGgttcaaaattgtttttccgTCGAACTTAAGAAGGGTCTTCGTGGCTGGTTCAGCAAAGATGAACGCAGAGAAATCATTACAGCTATATGTCGCGTAAATAGCGTCATCTATGATGTAACGTGTATCGTTTATGGTTTTGGCAACAAAGAATTACAAGACATCACACAAACCTGGCCTTGTGTTAATATTGACAACGGAAATGTGAATGTTAATCCACTGATTGACGGAAGAGTTGCTATTACTTTACGAAAGTGA
- the LOC140931096 gene encoding sentrin-specific protease-like, whose protein sequence is MPKVLCMNTFFYKKLSTCGAKWLAKWTKKINIFEYDKIFIPVHLPGHWVLGVVDFGSKVISYWDSMKSSANCAFYENLRSFLKEESVKRGRTFLEEQWLDQYPQDIPKQDNAYDCGMFVCMFAEFLSRGDLPTFKQDDMPSMRRKVHDQILQGFI, encoded by the exons ATGCCTAAAGTCCTGTGTATGAATACTTTCTTCTATAAAAAGTTGTCTACATGTGGAGCAAAGTGGCTTGCCAAGTGGACAAAGAAG ATCAACATATTTGAATATGACAAGATCTTCATTCCAGTTCATCTACCTGGTCACTGGGTCCTTGGG GTGGTGGATTTCGGCTCAAAGGTTATATCTTACTGGGATTCTATGAAGTCATCTGCTAATTGCGCCTTCTACGAGAATCTCAG GAGTTTTTTGAAGGAAGAAAGTGTCAAACGAGGAAGAACCTTCCTGGAAGAACAATGGCTCGATCAATATCCACAG gATATACCAAAACAGGACAATGCCTATGATTGTGGCATGTTTGTTTGCATG TTTGCTGAATTCTTGAGCAGAGGGGATCTCCCCACATTTAAACAG GATGACATGCCTTCAATGCGAAGAAAAGTTCACGACCAAATATTGCAAGGTTTCATCTAA